One stretch of Natronobacterium gregoryi SP2 DNA includes these proteins:
- a CDS encoding CRISPR-associated protein Cas4 yields MTQQHVPFSDLRTATYCTRKYYYRRTRDGDPDPPPAVDRIRALATRYEELLESPPGDLQAEPIAVSPGAYHDRLEETRDRLSAAGEWGRLQEPLHRNVVTTGRDCRGVVHKVLAEPVEPVLLSAGAPPEQGVWEPQSVQAVAAAKALAWEREMSIERAWLEYPAYGEIRSIELTTRRKARYRRALRTVWELDGPPPRTDNRSKCESCEFAGECGVRTRTLRSLLGVD; encoded by the coding sequence GTGACCCAACAGCACGTTCCGTTCAGCGACCTTCGGACTGCGACCTACTGTACACGGAAGTATTATTACAGGCGAACTCGGGACGGCGATCCCGATCCGCCACCGGCAGTCGACAGGATCAGGGCGCTTGCGACGAGATACGAGGAACTGCTCGAGTCGCCGCCTGGTGATCTACAGGCGGAACCGATCGCCGTCTCGCCAGGCGCGTATCACGATCGACTCGAGGAGACTCGCGATCGGCTTTCGGCGGCGGGGGAGTGGGGGCGACTGCAGGAGCCGCTTCACCGGAACGTCGTCACGACCGGTCGAGACTGCCGCGGTGTCGTTCACAAGGTGCTTGCAGAGCCCGTCGAACCGGTTCTGCTCTCGGCAGGTGCACCTCCAGAACAGGGCGTCTGGGAGCCACAGTCAGTCCAGGCTGTGGCAGCGGCGAAAGCACTCGCCTGGGAGCGAGAGATGTCGATCGAACGGGCCTGGCTCGAGTATCCGGCCTACGGCGAGATTCGGTCGATCGAGTTGACGACCCGCCGGAAGGCCCGCTACCGCCGAGCTCTCAGGACCGTGTGGGAACTGGATGGCCCGCCGCCACGGACTGACAACCGCTCGAAGTGTGAGTCCTGTGAATTCGCCGGCGAGTGTGGGGTACGGACGCGAACGCTGCGGTCATTGCTCGGTGTTGACTGA